A genomic region of Pseudomonas sp. MPC6 contains the following coding sequences:
- a CDS encoding amidase — protein MKQHSEITEMSGVELLAQYRDKRLSPVEVTEDVLARIERFNPQVNAYCHVDPQGALDAARASEQRWFKGQPCGALDGVPASIKDLTLTRGMPTRKGSRTTSATGPWEVDAPFSAFMRNAGAVLLGKTTTPEFGWKGVTDNPLYGITRNPWDTRMTAGGSSGGAAAAASLNLGVLHQGSDAGGSIRIPCAFTGTFGIKPTFGYVPQWPASAMTLLSHLGPMTRTVDDAVLMLQTVARPDSRDGLAGAPRSTPWLTESTDLRGLRIAYSPDFGYVKVDPQVARVVAQAVERLAQLGAHVEQVDPGFSDPLELFNTLWFAGAARLAGQLSPAQRAQLDPGLLRIAEQGECISLHDYTLALEARAALVAHMAEFHSRYDLLVSPMLPITAFAAGHNIPPDSGLGEWMEWTPFSYPFNLTQQPAASVPCGFVQDGLPVGLHVVGARFADDQVLRVCRAYERAFPSPHPRQPLVKS, from the coding sequence ATGAAGCAACACAGCGAAATCACCGAGATGAGTGGCGTCGAGCTACTGGCCCAGTACCGCGACAAGCGCCTGTCGCCGGTGGAGGTGACCGAGGATGTGCTGGCGCGGATCGAGCGCTTCAATCCGCAGGTCAACGCCTATTGCCATGTCGATCCGCAAGGTGCGCTGGACGCGGCGCGGGCCTCCGAACAGCGCTGGTTCAAGGGCCAGCCGTGCGGTGCACTGGACGGTGTGCCGGCGTCGATCAAGGACCTGACCCTGACCCGTGGCATGCCCACGCGCAAGGGTTCCAGAACCACCTCTGCCACGGGCCCCTGGGAAGTCGATGCGCCCTTCTCGGCCTTTATGCGCAACGCCGGCGCGGTACTGCTGGGCAAGACCACCACCCCGGAATTCGGCTGGAAAGGCGTGACCGACAACCCGCTGTACGGCATCACCCGTAACCCCTGGGACACGCGCATGACCGCCGGCGGTTCCTCCGGTGGTGCGGCCGCGGCTGCTTCGCTGAACCTCGGAGTGCTGCACCAGGGCAGCGATGCCGGCGGTTCGATCCGCATCCCCTGCGCCTTCACCGGTACCTTCGGGATCAAGCCGACCTTCGGTTACGTACCCCAGTGGCCGGCCAGCGCCATGACCCTGCTCTCGCACCTGGGGCCGATGACCCGCACTGTCGACGACGCGGTACTGATGCTGCAAACCGTCGCTCGACCGGATAGCCGGGACGGCTTGGCCGGAGCACCACGCAGCACGCCCTGGCTAACTGAAAGCACTGATCTCAGAGGCCTGCGCATCGCCTACAGCCCGGACTTCGGTTACGTGAAGGTCGATCCGCAGGTGGCCCGGGTGGTGGCCCAGGCAGTGGAGCGCCTGGCGCAGCTAGGCGCCCACGTCGAACAGGTCGACCCGGGTTTCAGCGATCCGCTGGAACTGTTCAACACCCTGTGGTTCGCCGGTGCCGCACGATTGGCCGGGCAACTGAGCCCGGCGCAACGCGCACAACTCGACCCGGGCCTGCTGCGTATTGCCGAACAGGGCGAATGCATCAGCCTGCACGACTACACCCTGGCCCTGGAAGCCCGCGCGGCGCTAGTGGCGCATATGGCTGAGTTCCACAGTCGCTACGACCTGCTGGTGTCACCGATGCTGCCGATCACCGCCTTCGCCGCCGGGCACAACATTCCACCGGACTCTGGCCTGGGCGAATGGATGGAGTGGACGCCCTTCAGCTACCCCTTCAATCTGACCCAGCAGCCGGCAGCGTCAGTGCCGTG